The stretch of DNA GACGCATAGATTGGATAATACGGCTTCTAGCAATAAAGGTCGCCTTGCTCTCTTGGCTCATGATTAGATCCAAATAACGCTGGCGGTAACGTTGTTCTACATCCTTTAAACCGTGGAACTTATCCGGAAGTGGGCGCAATGCTTTTGTTAGGAATTCAAAGGTCTCTACTTTTACAGAAAGTTCGCCGACTTTTGTTTTAAATAGAGTGCCAGTTACTCCGATAATATCACCTAAATCAGCAGAATCGAAAATCTTATAGGATTCTTCCCCAATCGCATCCTGACGAACATAGACTTGAATTTGCCCAGTTAAATCTTGAATATGAGCAAAACCTGCCTTACCCTTACCACGCTTAGTCATAATACGACCTGCAAGAGAAACAGAAACATTCTTTGCCTCAAGGTCTTCTTTTTCAATTTCACCGTACTGATTAATTAATTCCATTGCGCTGTGAGAACGGTCATATCGCTTACCAAATGGATCAAGACCATGTTCACGCATGCTATTCATTTTTTCGCGTCTGACCCTCAATTGGTCATTTAATTCTTCCTGACTCAATGCAATCAACTCCATTTATTCTTTTATTATGTAAAACGCTAAACAAATCCGCGCATTATCACTTTTTTTACATACTATATTATTTTACACAAACTTAAGAATTCAGACATCAAAAAAGTAAGTAATATAGAATAAAAAGAGGATGTCCCAAAACAAAGTGTCAGACCCCACAACCTCAACATATCGCTGAACTTCTCATAAAAGGCGACTATATATGAGTGTTAAACGTGAGGTCAGACCCTTTGGAACATCCTCCTTCATTCTAATCAAAAATAGTATAGAAAAAGATAGATTAGATGTCAAACTAACCTACGATTAATTCACTTTGTTCTATTTCTTCAACCTCAGCGACTAATCCATTAAGAATGATCACTAAGTCTTCTCTTGTATTACACTCATTGATGGCATTGCGGACTCTGCCATTTCCACGTACGCCTTTTAAATACCAAGCAGCATGTTTACGCATTTCACGAACTGCAATATACTCATCTTTAAGTGCAATTAACCGATCTAAATGCAGGATACACACATCTATTTTTTCACGAACAGAAGGCTCTGGCATTAATTTACCTGTCTCTAAATATTGAACCGTACGGTAAATCATCCATGGGTTCCCTAAAGCTGCTCTACCGATCATAACCCCATCCACACCTGTTTCTTCTATCATTCTCTTCGCATCCTGTGGTGTTTGCACATCACCGTTACCGATAACGGGAATGTTAACAGATTGTTTTACTTCTCGAATAATATCCCAGTTTGCTTTTCCTTCATACATTTGAACACGTGTACGACCGTGAAGAGCAACCGCCTTTCCTCCCGCACGCTCAACTGCTTGGGCGTTTTTAACCGCAAAAATATGCTCTTCATCCCAGCCCATGCGCATTTTAACGGTAACTGGCTTTTCTACCTCTGCTACAACAGCAGATACCATTTCATAGATTTTATTCGGATCAAGTAGCCATTTTGCTCCTGCGTCACATTTCGTAATTTTTGGAACCGGACAACCCATATTAATATCGATAATATCCGCGTTCGTATTTTTATCAACAAACTTTGCAGCCTCAACTAGCGTTTCCTTTTCACCACCAAAAATTTGCAAGCTAAGTGGTTTTTCGCGTTCATCGATATAGAGCATATTCATCGTTTTTTCATTTTTAAGAACGATCCCTTTGTCACTTACCATCTCAGCACAGACTAAACCTGCACCAAATTCCTTTACCGTTAAACGGAACGCTGAGTTACATACCCCAGCCATCGGCGCTAGGACAACTGGATTCTTTATTTCAATGTTGCCTATTTTCAACATAAACCGACCTCCTATTCTTTTGGCATTAGATCTTCTATCGTTATTTTTAAGGAGTGTGCGATTCGCTGTAGTAAATCGTCTGCCGGGAGACGGTTTCCCCTTTCGATTTCTCCTAGTATTGACACTGATACTCCTAGTTCCTTCGAGAAGCCTTCTTGTGTAAAACCTTTTAGCTTTCGATAGGCTCGAATACGTCTTCCCCATTTTTCTGCTTCCATATTCGGACTCCTTCTTTATCAGGTATAGCATTTAACCATGCTGCAAGAGGTTTTTCCATTTCTGGAATACTGATGTCACGATTTGTTTCTAAAAGTGGTATCATTACAAACGCCCGCTCTATCATTCTCGGATGCGGAACGATTAGCTTCTCTGTTTCAATATTTTCTTGGTTATAAAGGAGAATGTCAAGGTCTATTGTGCGTGGCCCCCATTTAATTTCCCTTTTTCTCCCAAGTTCTAATTCTGTTTTCAGGCATACTTCTAATAGTTCCATTGCACTAAATGTCGTTTGAATCTCGATTACCATATTTAAAAATAAGTCCTGGTCTTCATAGCCGACAGGGTCTGTTTCGTAGATTGAGGAATAATTTACTAGTTCTATCTGTGAATAATCTACTAAATGCTTAATAGCACTCATTAGATTATCATAGCGGTTTCCTATGTTAGAACCAAGGGCAATAAATGCTGTATTTTCCACTCTCATCTTCTCCTCGTAATTTCTACTGCTACAGACTGATAGTGACCCGGAATAGGTGGGTCTGGCTTAATGACCTTTACCGTTACATCTAAAACTAAAGGAAATTGCTTCAACACACTGCTAGCAATTCTTTCTGCAACAGCTTCCACTAACTTATATGGTTTTCCCTCAACTATTTCTTTGCACACTTGATAAAGTTCACCATAATTGACGGAATGCTCAAGCTCATCCGTTTCTCCTGCTTTTTTCAAATCAACTGTCACTGATAAATCAACAGCAAAACGTTGTCCTAATCGGTTCTCCTCAGGAAACACACCATGGTACCCGTAAAATTCCATCCTGTTGACAAATATTTTATCCAAGTACTTCACCCTTTCCCATTAGTACATCCATCATTTTTGCCATTCTACTCATTTCTTTAATATCATGAACTCGAATGATTTGGCAGCCTTTTTGTATACCATAACAAACAGTTGCTCCTGTACCTTCCATTCTTTCATCAACAGGGAGATTTAATGCTTGTCCAATAAGCGATTTTCTTGAAGTCCCTAGAAGCACAGGATAGCCTAGCATCACTAATTTATCTAAATTTTGCATTGTCAGCACATTTTCTTGATAATCCCGCGCAAATCCAATACCTGGATCAAGGATAATATTTTCATCTCTTACTCCAGCTTTTTTTGCAATAGCAATACTTTCAAAAAGGTCATTTATAACATCTCTCATGAAAAATTGATAGTTCCGGTCATGTCGATTATGCATTAACACAATGGGAACATCATATTGAGCAGCCACAGGGGCCATCTGCTCATCAGCCTTTGCTCCCCAAATATCGTTAATAATATGAGCGCCTGCTTCAATGGCCTGTTTGGCAACTTCTGCTTTATAGGTATCAATAGAAATTGGTACTTGGACATGCTCTGAAATCGCCTTAATAATAGGGATGACTCTTTCTAACTCTTCCTCTACAGGAACAGCCGCAAAGCCTGGTCTAGTTGATTCTCCGCCAATATCGATAATATCCGCACCATTCACTACCATTTCTTTGGCATGTTCAATTGCTTTTTCAATATGATTAAATTTTCCGCCATCAGAGAAGGAATCTGGAGTGACGTTTAGAATTCCCATTATCATAGTTTTCTTTGTAAAATCTAAGGTATAAGGTCCACAATGAATTAGTCCTTGGTGTGCATTCAACCCAATTCCTCCTAGCTAAAATTTTTCACTTCCTTTATCATACATGAAATTAAAAATTGTTTCATTTTTCATGCAAAAAAAGAAGCACTGGCAATGGCCAATGCCTCTCTCTATTTATTTATTCAGCGTCATATTGGTACAACGGAGTACTTAAGTAACGCTCACCGTTGTCTGGAATAATCGCAAGGACCTTTTTACCTTTTCCAAGCTTCTTTGCCACTTCGATCGCTGCGTGAATGGCTGCACCTGAAGAGATTCCGCCAAGAATTCCTTCTTCTTTAGCTGCTCGGCGCGATGCTTCAAAAGCTTCTTCTGTTCCAACTTTTATAATCTCATCGTAGATATTTGTATTTAAGGTGTCAGGAATAAATCCTGCTCCAAGTCCTTGAAGCTTATGCGGACCTGGTTTTCCTCCTGATAATACAGGAGAATCCTGTGGCTCTACCGCATAGATTGTAACTTCTGGGAATTTTTCACGAAGCACACTTCCTGCTCCTGAAATCGTTCCTCCAGTTCCAATTCCTGAAACAAAAGCATCCAGTTGATCCATTTGCTCAGCAATCTCTTTCCCTGTTGTTCTTCTGTGAACTTCTGGGTTCGCTTCATTCTTAAATTGCTGAGGTAAGAAGTAACCATGTTCCTTTACAAGTTCTTCTGCCTTAGCAATTGCCCCTTTCATCCCTTCAGGACCTGGCGTTAATACTAGTTCAGCACCATAAGCACGAAGCAGGTTCCGTCTTTCTAAGCTCATTGTCTCTGGCATTACAAAGACTGCTTTATATCCCTTTGCAGCAGCAATCATGGCAAGACCGATACCAGTATTACCACTTGTAGGTTCAATAATTGTATCTACGCCAGGTTTAATTAACCCTTTTTCCTCAGCCGCTTCAATCATGGCTAATGCGATACGATCCTTTACACTGCTGCCAGGATTGAAATATTCCAGCTTTAAGTAAACCTCAGCACTATTTTCATCTACTAATCTGTTTAATTTTACAATAGGAGTTTGGCCGACTAATTCGGCAACTGAATTTGCAACGCGAACCATAATGGCACCTCTATTCCGAGTATTTTTATTGGATTTATAATGAATTTACCAGTTTTATACTTGTTTTGTCAATTGTTTTAGCTCGCTAAAATTATGAAATTTTCCGCAAATTTTGTAAAAGAAAAACACAGACATTTTGCTGTGTTTTTTGCATGACTTACTCTTTATTTTTATCTTTCCCATAAAACCATTTTACCTCAACTTCATCCCAAAAAGTTGATGCGGTAGCCGGTGTTTTCATTTGCTCAAGGGCTATTTGCCTACGGATTTGTTCTTTCACTTCATCAAAGGAGTAACTTTTTCCGCTCAGCTTTCCTTCTAGCTTAATTAAGGCGTACCCATCATCCACCTTTATTGGTTTACTATATGCACCCTTTTTAAGCTTTTTAGCTGTTTCTATATATTTTTGGGGATACCGTTCATCCTCTTCCGTAATATACCCAATATCTCCGCCTTCA from Bacillus sp. SLBN-46 encodes:
- the dusB gene encoding tRNA dihydrouridine synthase DusB codes for the protein MLKIGNIEIKNPVVLAPMAGVCNSAFRLTVKEFGAGLVCAEMVSDKGIVLKNEKTMNMLYIDEREKPLSLQIFGGEKETLVEAAKFVDKNTNADIIDINMGCPVPKITKCDAGAKWLLDPNKIYEMVSAVVAEVEKPVTVKMRMGWDEEHIFAVKNAQAVERAGGKAVALHGRTRVQMYEGKANWDIIREVKQSVNIPVIGNGDVQTPQDAKRMIEETGVDGVMIGRAALGNPWMIYRTVQYLETGKLMPEPSVREKIDVCILHLDRLIALKDEYIAVREMRKHAAWYLKGVRGNGRVRNAINECNTREDLVIILNGLVAEVEEIEQSELIVG
- a CDS encoding helix-turn-helix transcriptional regulator; translated protein: MEAEKWGRRIRAYRKLKGFTQEGFSKELGVSVSILGEIERGNRLPADDLLQRIAHSLKITIEDLMPKE
- the folK gene encoding 2-amino-4-hydroxy-6-hydroxymethyldihydropteridine diphosphokinase, which gives rise to MENTAFIALGSNIGNRYDNLMSAIKHLVDYSQIELVNYSSIYETDPVGYEDQDLFLNMVIEIQTTFSAMELLEVCLKTELELGRKREIKWGPRTIDLDILLYNQENIETEKLIVPHPRMIERAFVMIPLLETNRDISIPEMEKPLAAWLNAIPDKEGVRIWKQKNGEDVFEPIES
- the folB gene encoding dihydroneopterin aldolase; this encodes MDKIFVNRMEFYGYHGVFPEENRLGQRFAVDLSVTVDLKKAGETDELEHSVNYGELYQVCKEIVEGKPYKLVEAVAERIASSVLKQFPLVLDVTVKVIKPDPPIPGHYQSVAVEITRRR
- the folP gene encoding dihydropteroate synthase is translated as MIMGILNVTPDSFSDGGKFNHIEKAIEHAKEMVVNGADIIDIGGESTRPGFAAVPVEEELERVIPIIKAISEHVQVPISIDTYKAEVAKQAIEAGAHIINDIWGAKADEQMAPVAAQYDVPIVLMHNRHDRNYQFFMRDVINDLFESIAIAKKAGVRDENIILDPGIGFARDYQENVLTMQNLDKLVMLGYPVLLGTSRKSLIGQALNLPVDERMEGTGATVCYGIQKGCQIIRVHDIKEMSRMAKMMDVLMGKGEVLG
- the cysK gene encoding cysteine synthase A, whose product is MVRVANSVAELVGQTPIVKLNRLVDENSAEVYLKLEYFNPGSSVKDRIALAMIEAAEEKGLIKPGVDTIIEPTSGNTGIGLAMIAAAKGYKAVFVMPETMSLERRNLLRAYGAELVLTPGPEGMKGAIAKAEELVKEHGYFLPQQFKNEANPEVHRRTTGKEIAEQMDQLDAFVSGIGTGGTISGAGSVLREKFPEVTIYAVEPQDSPVLSGGKPGPHKLQGLGAGFIPDTLNTNIYDEIIKVGTEEAFEASRRAAKEEGILGGISSGAAIHAAIEVAKKLGKGKKVLAIIPDNGERYLSTPLYQYDAE